The sequence TGCTGAACTTCGTCGCCTTGCTGCTGGTCTATTACGTCGCCACCGGCCCCTGGCGCGACCGCACCACCGGCACCGTCGCCTCGACTGGCCGCGTGCCCTACGAGATGCCAGATTTCTTCGGCTCGCTGCATTGGGGCTTCGTCATCGCGCTGATCGCGCCCGTCCTGTTCGGGCTGCTGCTGCGCTACACCAAATGGGGCTACGAGATCCGACTGACCGGCGCCAATCCGGAAGCCGCGCACTATGCCGGCATCCCCGTCCGCCGCCGCATGATCACCATCATGCTGCTCTCCGGCGCCATCGCCGGCCTCGCCGGCATGCTGGAAGTGACCGGCACGGTGCATCGGCTTCAGGGCGGCATCTCCAACAATTACGGCTATCTCGGCGTCATGGTCGCGGTGCTGGCGCGCGGTTCGCCGGTCGGCGTCATCGCCGGCGCGGCTCTGATGGCGATCATCCTGAATGCCGGGATTATCCTGCAGACGCAGGGCCTGACCACGGCCGCCGTGCTGGCGCTCACCGGCCTGATCATGATGTTCACGGCCGTTGCCGACCAGTTCGCCCACTACCGCCTCGTCCGCGCCCTGCCCGTCCCGGCAGCGGCGACGGCAGCGGGCTGAGGAAATCCCATGGAACTCATCACCGGCATACTGACGACGGCGGTCCTGGCGGGCGGCGTTCTGGCGCTCGCGGCGCTTGGCGAAGTGCTGGCCGAACGCGTCGGCGTCTTCAATCTCGGCGTGGAAGGTCTGATGGCGCTGGGCGGCGTCACCGGAATCATCGCCGTGACGCTCTACCCCAACCCGTTCTTCGGCTTCGCCATGGCGCTGCTGGTAGGCCTCGGCTTCGGCGCGCTGTTCGCGCTCGCAACCGTCGTCTTCCGCGCCAACCAGGTGCTGTGCGGCCTGGCGCTGACCATGCTCGGCTCCGGCCTCGCCGTCACCATCGGCAAGGGCTATTCCGGCATGCCGGCCAAGGCGACTTTCGAGAAGATCATCGTCCCCTATTTGAGCGACCTGCCGATCCTCGGCCGCGCCTTCTTCTCGCAGAACATCCTCGTCTATCTGATCTACCTGATCATCCCGGCCGTGATCTCCTTCGTGCTGTTCCGCACCCGCCACGGCATGAATGTCCGTGCCGTCGGCGAAAACCCGGCTGCCGCCGATTCCGCCGGCATTCCGGTGACGCTCATCCGCTTCTGCTACGTCACCATCGGCGCGGCGCTCGGCGCCGGGGCCGGCGCCTATCTGACGCTCGCCTTCGTGCCGTCCTGGTCGGACGGCGTCGTCGCGGGGCGCGGCTGGATCGCCGTGGCGCTGGTGATCTTCGCCGGCTACCGGCCATTCGGCGCGGTGTTCGGCGCGCTGCTCTTCGGTGTCATCACGGCGATCGGCTATGTCGGGCAGGCGCGCAACTGGCCGATCTCGCCCACCTTCCTGTCGATGCTGCCCTATCTCGGCACCATGCTGGCCATGATCCTGCCGGTGTTCCTCTGGCGTCGCCTGCGGCTCGGCTTCACCGCGCCGGCCGGCCTCGGCGTGCCGTTCTTCCGCGACGAACGATGAGCCCGCCTGGCCGCGAGGCCAGGCTTCTGCAACATTTCCACGGCGCACCCCGCCGCCTCTGCCCCTTGAGGAGACTGGCCATGGCAAGACCGGCTGAAAAAGCATCCCTCGACCAATGGTACGTGATCGACATCGCGGCCGAAATTCCGGCGGAGGCGAAGCCGAACCGGCTGCTCGGCCGCGACCTTGTCGTGTGCCGCGACGCGGCAGGCACGGTCATCGTGCGCGAAAAGCTGGAGGGCGGCGCCCTGGGCGAGCCGCTGCCGACGCGCGATCGCTACGGCTTCATCTGGACAACTCTGGGCACGCCGGAGCGCGAGCTGTTCGACATTCCCGAGGCAGACGAGCCGGACCGTCGTCACGTGGTCTGCGGCGCCGTCGCGGTGCGCGCGTCGGGCCTTCGCATCGTCGAGAACTTCCTCGACATGGCGCATTTCCCCTTCGTCCACACCGATATCCTCGGTGCCGAGCCGCACACGGAAGTGCGTCACTACACGACCGAGATCCGCCGCGACGTCGACGAGGTGTGGGCGACGAATTGCGAGTTCTTCCAGCCGCAGGCGGCGCTTTCCGCCTCGGGCGGGATCATGACGCAATACATGTACCGCGTCGCCGCCCCGTTCCAGACGCTGCTCTACAAGACCTGCCCCGCGGCGGCGAACCGCTGGGACGTGATCTGCCTGTTCGTGCAGCCGCTCGAGCATGACCGCTGCCGCGCCCATCCGGTGATGTTCATTATCGACGACGAGAGCACGCTGACCAGCATGGTGCATTTCCAGCAGCTGATCTTCCTGCAGGATCGCATCATCCTGGAGAACCAGCGCCCGCGTCTTCTGCCGCTGGAACCGCGCGCGGAGATCCCGACACGCGCCGACATCTCCTCCGTCGCCTACCGGCGTTGGCTGAAGGAGAAGGGCGTCACCTTCGGCACCGCCGAACGCGCCGCCTGAGCCACCCTGCCGTTCCGCCCTCGCGCCGGTCCGCCGGACGATGGTGGCTGCCTGCCAAACCCCGCATGATCCCGAGGCCGAACGCTCCATGACCATCGATATCGCCATCATCAACGGCACCGTGCTCCCGATGGGCGGCGCCAAGCCGATCGAGAACGGCGTCGTCACCATCACCGGCGGCGCGATCACCGCCGTCGGCCCGGCCGACGCGGTCGACATCCGCGGCGCGCGAAAGGTCGTCGATGCATCGCTGTCCGCCGTCATGCCGGGCTTCTGCGACAGCCACACCCACATCGCCTCCAACATGCTGCTGCGCGGGCTGCTGGAGGATGCGAAGCTGTTCGAATGGCTCTCGACCATGTGGCAGCTGAAGCGCAATTTCGATCCGGAGACGCTCTATTGGGCGAGCCTGACCGGCCTCGTCGAAATGGTGAAATCCGGCATCACCACCTTCAACGAGCACTTCGACGCCTATGCCGTCGAGCCCGAGATCGAGGCGCTGAAGAAGATCCCGCTCAGGGCAACACTCGGCTATGGCTTCGCCGATCGCGGCCTCTATGCGCCGATCACCGACTGGTCCTGGAAGACGCTGAACAATTTCGGCGATCTCGTCGCCAGACATCACAAGACCCGCGACGGCCTGCTGCAGATCGGCCTGTCGCCGCACGCGCCCTATTCCTGCGGCGAAGAAATGTACCGGCTGACGCGCGAAGTGGCCGACGCCTACGGCGTGCCGATCCACACCCACCTCGCCGAAGGCACGCAGGAAATGGCCTACATGGCCGAGAATTACGGCACCTCGCCGGTGCGCTGGCTGGAATCGCTCGGCTTCCTCAAGGGAGACATCACGGCCGCGCACTGCACGCAGCTCGACCAGGAAGACATGCGGATCCTGGCGGCGCATGACGTCAAGATCGGCCATTGCCCCTGCTGCAACGCCAAGCTCAATTCCGGCACCATGCCGCTCAAATGCGTGCTGGAGCACGGCATCACGGTCGGCCTCGCCACCGACGGCCCGGCCAGCCACAACACGCTCGACATGTTCCAGGAGATGAAGTTCGCGGGGCTGATCCACAAGGACAAGACCAACGACGTCGAGTTCCTGAAGACGCACGAGATCCTGGAACTTGCGACCGCGCAGGGCGCCAAGGCGATGAACCGTCCGGAGACCGGCCGGCTCGTGCCGGGCATGGCGGCCGACGTCATCGTCGTCGATCTCGACAAGGCGCACAGCCTGCCCGTCTATGATACGGCTGCCGCGCTGGTCTATTCGAGCCGGGCCGACGACGTCACGCACACGATCGTGAATGGGCGAATGCTGATGGAAAACCGCATCGTCGCGGGTATAGACGAAGCGGAAATCCGCCGCGAGTTCCGCACCCGCGCCCATGCGCTGCGCAAGCGCAGCCTCGGCTGAGCCCCGCGACATACGACAGGACCCAACCCTTGACCGATCTCCGCCACAAGACGATCGCCGGCACCTTCTGCCATGCGCCGATATTGGGCGAGATCGAGATCCTGAGGGACGCGCTGGTCGAGATCGACGGTGAGGGCCGGATCGCCAAGGTGGTAGCCGCCGGCAGCGCCGCCCATGCCGAGACACGCGCAGCGGCGGAGGCGGCGGGAACGCTCGTCGTCGCGCCGCCGCGCAGCTACATCCTGCCCGGCTTCGTCGATCTGCATATCCACGCGCCGCAATACCCGCAGCTCGGCAAGGCGCTCGACGTGCCGCTCGAGGTATGGCTGCAGCAGCACACCTTCCCGCTCGAGGCGCGCTATGCCAACCTCGCCTTCGCCAAGCGCCACTATTCCGCGCTGGTCGACGACCTGATCGCCAATGGCACGACGACGGCGCTCTATTTCGCCACCCAGCACGTCGAAGCCTCGAAGGCGCTGGTCGACATCTGCCTGGAAAAGGGCCAGCGCGCTTTGGTCGGCAAGGTGGCGATGGATAATCCGGCCGAATGCCCCGACTATTACCGCGATAGCTCGGCTGAAGCAGGCATCGCCGGCACGAAAGCGCTGATCGACTATGTGGCCGCCCACCCGGAAAACCACGGCCTCGTCCATCCCGTGATCACGCCGCGCTTCGTGCCATCCTGCACCGATCCGATGCTCGAAGGCCTCGGCGAACTCGCGCGCGAATGCGGCTGCCACGTCCAGACGCATTGCTCGGAGAGCGACTGGGCACATGGCTATGTGCTCGACCGCTTCGGCCGCACCGACGCAGAGACGCTAGACCGCTTCGGGCTGATGACGCGCCGGACCGTCCTGGCGCATTCGAATTTTCTGACCGACGGCGACATGGACCTGATCCAGGCATGCGGCGCCGGCGTCGCCCATTGCCCGCTCTCCAACGCCTATTTC is a genomic window of Kaistia defluvii containing:
- a CDS encoding aromatic ring-hydroxylating dioxygenase subunit alpha; this encodes MARPAEKASLDQWYVIDIAAEIPAEAKPNRLLGRDLVVCRDAAGTVIVREKLEGGALGEPLPTRDRYGFIWTTLGTPERELFDIPEADEPDRRHVVCGAVAVRASGLRIVENFLDMAHFPFVHTDILGAEPHTEVRHYTTEIRRDVDEVWATNCEFFQPQAALSASGGIMTQYMYRVAAPFQTLLYKTCPAAANRWDVICLFVQPLEHDRCRAHPVMFIIDDESTLTSMVHFQQLIFLQDRIILENQRPRLLPLEPRAEIPTRADISSVAYRRWLKEKGVTFGTAERAA
- the guaD gene encoding guanine deaminase, encoding MTDLRHKTIAGTFCHAPILGEIEILRDALVEIDGEGRIAKVVAAGSAAHAETRAAAEAAGTLVVAPPRSYILPGFVDLHIHAPQYPQLGKALDVPLEVWLQQHTFPLEARYANLAFAKRHYSALVDDLIANGTTTALYFATQHVEASKALVDICLEKGQRALVGKVAMDNPAECPDYYRDSSAEAGIAGTKALIDYVAAHPENHGLVHPVITPRFVPSCTDPMLEGLGELARECGCHVQTHCSESDWAHGYVLDRFGRTDAETLDRFGLMTRRTVLAHSNFLTDGDMDLIQACGAGVAHCPLSNAYFANSVFPLRAALAKGVRVGLGTDISGGPTASMIEAQRMAIAASRMLETGVDPALPQGARGRPGSRIDFDIAFHLATAGGGDALDLPVGQFAPGFHFDAILVDPDAPGGTMRIWDDIDSDEDALQKIVYTASKANLAAVWIGGRGVSGEAL
- a CDS encoding ABC transporter permease, whose translation is MELITGILTTAVLAGGVLALAALGEVLAERVGVFNLGVEGLMALGGVTGIIAVTLYPNPFFGFAMALLVGLGFGALFALATVVFRANQVLCGLALTMLGSGLAVTIGKGYSGMPAKATFEKIIVPYLSDLPILGRAFFSQNILVYLIYLIIPAVISFVLFRTRHGMNVRAVGENPAAADSAGIPVTLIRFCYVTIGAALGAGAGAYLTLAFVPSWSDGVVAGRGWIAVALVIFAGYRPFGAVFGALLFGVITAIGYVGQARNWPISPTFLSMLPYLGTMLAMILPVFLWRRLRLGFTAPAGLGVPFFRDER
- a CDS encoding ABC transporter permease, which produces MSGLQSLRLVRVSAVSGRRILAARVISFIAALAVGAIVLAACGFDPLHLGTQILKKSLGSRFGLEDLGLLLTPLILTGLAVTVMMKIGLWNIGADGQFYIGAFAATAIGLFVKGPEPAMLVLCFIAGAAGGALWILVPTLARAYGKVDEIITTLLLNFVALLLVYYVATGPWRDRTTGTVASTGRVPYEMPDFFGSLHWGFVIALIAPVLFGLLLRYTKWGYEIRLTGANPEAAHYAGIPVRRRMITIMLLSGAIAGLAGMLEVTGTVHRLQGGISNNYGYLGVMVAVLARGSPVGVIAGAALMAIILNAGIILQTQGLTTAAVLALTGLIMMFTAVADQFAHYRLVRALPVPAAATAAG
- a CDS encoding amidohydrolase family protein codes for the protein MTIDIAIINGTVLPMGGAKPIENGVVTITGGAITAVGPADAVDIRGARKVVDASLSAVMPGFCDSHTHIASNMLLRGLLEDAKLFEWLSTMWQLKRNFDPETLYWASLTGLVEMVKSGITTFNEHFDAYAVEPEIEALKKIPLRATLGYGFADRGLYAPITDWSWKTLNNFGDLVARHHKTRDGLLQIGLSPHAPYSCGEEMYRLTREVADAYGVPIHTHLAEGTQEMAYMAENYGTSPVRWLESLGFLKGDITAAHCTQLDQEDMRILAAHDVKIGHCPCCNAKLNSGTMPLKCVLEHGITVGLATDGPASHNTLDMFQEMKFAGLIHKDKTNDVEFLKTHEILELATAQGAKAMNRPETGRLVPGMAADVIVVDLDKAHSLPVYDTAAALVYSSRADDVTHTIVNGRMLMENRIVAGIDEAEIRREFRTRAHALRKRSLG